One window of the Marinifilum sp. JC120 genome contains the following:
- a CDS encoding indole-3-glycerol-phosphate synthase, with protein MLDKFRKAKQAELDMLAQMQGEGKKFTHYAGERLSFADAIRRDENGLKVIAEYKRASPSKGDINLGLSAAEVAKMYAAGGASAISVLTEEEYFKGSLSYLDEIKSSGLPMLRKDFLTDLMQIEQTLATAASALLIIVRMFEDDGYLKEMIERTHAAGLDAVVEAFDDVDLKRAKQAGARIIQINNRDLDNLGIDMNRSIEFIKLKEEGEIWICASGISEPEDCAQMNELGYDTVLIGTSIMSSPDPQAKLVALVARGRS; from the coding sequence ATGCTTGATAAATTTAGAAAAGCAAAACAGGCCGAACTCGATATGCTTGCGCAGATGCAGGGTGAAGGAAAAAAGTTTACTCATTACGCGGGCGAGCGACTCTCTTTTGCCGATGCCATCCGCCGCGATGAAAACGGGCTGAAAGTCATTGCCGAGTATAAGCGTGCTTCTCCTTCAAAAGGTGACATCAACCTTGGGCTGAGCGCGGCAGAGGTTGCCAAGATGTACGCGGCTGGAGGTGCTTCGGCTATTTCCGTTCTTACGGAAGAGGAGTACTTCAAGGGTAGTCTTAGCTATCTTGATGAGATTAAATCCAGCGGATTGCCCATGTTGCGCAAGGATTTCCTTACCGACCTGATGCAGATTGAGCAGACTTTGGCTACCGCGGCGTCGGCACTACTGATCATTGTGCGCATGTTCGAGGATGACGGTTATCTCAAGGAGATGATTGAGCGCACCCATGCTGCCGGACTTGATGCGGTGGTTGAGGCTTTTGACGATGTTGATCTCAAAAGGGCCAAGCAGGCCGGGGCACGGATTATCCAGATCAACAACCGCGATCTTGATAACCTCGGCATCGATATGAACCGTTCCATTGAGTTCATTAAGCTTAAGGAAGAGGGCGAAATATGGATCTGCGCTAGCGGAATCAGTGAGCCGGAGGACTGCGCACAGATGAACGAGTTGGGTTACGATACGGTACTCATCGGAACCTCAATCATGTCCAGCCCGGACCCGCAGGCCAAGCTTGTCGCGCTGGTAGCCAGGGGCAGATCGTGA
- a CDS encoding class I SAM-dependent methyltransferase, whose translation MSQDEFTRKAKEWDSNPERKRIADEFAAEVEQAVDFTAESKVLDFGCGTGLVGLRFGKRVKTLFALDTSAAMLDMLNAKIQTEDFGNVRVIPVALHEAGIPEESLDAIFTSMAMHHVEELPEVLELMGKLLKNDGQLVIGELLPEDGSFHGDNVVPYNGFEPEELAVMVVEAGFSAAEYHEHGIYNKPDKEGVVRQYGTFVLVGRK comes from the coding sequence ATGAGTCAGGATGAATTTACCAGAAAGGCAAAGGAATGGGATAGTAACCCGGAACGCAAGCGCATTGCGGACGAATTTGCTGCTGAAGTGGAGCAGGCAGTTGACTTTACGGCTGAAAGCAAAGTTCTTGATTTTGGTTGCGGAACCGGACTGGTCGGCCTGCGTTTCGGTAAAAGAGTTAAGACTTTATTCGCACTAGATACCTCAGCAGCTATGCTGGATATGCTTAATGCGAAAATTCAAACTGAAGATTTCGGTAACGTGCGGGTCATCCCGGTAGCGCTCCACGAAGCGGGCATCCCGGAGGAATCGCTCGATGCGATCTTTACTTCCATGGCTATGCACCATGTTGAGGAACTGCCGGAAGTATTGGAGCTGATGGGAAAATTGTTGAAAAATGACGGACAGTTGGTAATCGGGGAACTCCTTCCCGAAGACGGCAGTTTCCATGGGGATAATGTTGTGCCGTACAATGGCTTTGAGCCGGAGGAACTGGCCGTGATGGTTGTTGAAGCTGGATTTTCTGCCGCAGAATATCATGAGCATGGCATCTACAACAAGCCCGATAAAGAAGGCGTTGTCAGACAGTACGGGACTTTTGTGCTGGTGGGGCGGAAGTAA
- a CDS encoding prephenate dehydrogenase, with amino-acid sequence MECEFEKIHSVAVIGSRGQMGGFLALTAERAGMMVYRFDTPLDEEKMARRLPDTDLVILCIPVTVMDEVLPVVIPHMKKGAILSDVGSVKGRPVQQMTRSYDGPVVGTHPLFGPVIPTDFEPTVALVAEREEDRPAMLAVKDFFERLNFGAFESSIEEHDKAMAMIQALNFSSTIAFLACSREIPNIKKFITPSFKRRLESARKMVTQDSDLFGTITDANQYSQEATRLFRSFLSLAAAGDMDLLADRASWWWRDNNT; translated from the coding sequence ATGGAGTGCGAGTTCGAAAAAATACATAGCGTAGCCGTCATCGGGTCCCGTGGACAGATGGGTGGTTTCCTTGCGCTTACTGCCGAACGAGCGGGAATGATGGTCTACCGTTTCGACACGCCACTCGATGAGGAAAAGATGGCCCGCCGTCTGCCCGATACCGATCTGGTGATCCTGTGCATTCCGGTGACGGTTATGGACGAGGTGCTGCCTGTCGTTATTCCGCACATGAAAAAAGGCGCAATTCTTTCTGATGTAGGCTCGGTGAAAGGCCGCCCGGTGCAGCAGATGACACGGTCTTATGACGGACCTGTGGTCGGGACCCATCCTTTGTTCGGCCCGGTGATTCCCACTGATTTCGAACCCACAGTAGCCCTTGTAGCCGAGCGCGAAGAGGATAGGCCTGCCATGCTGGCTGTGAAGGATTTTTTCGAACGTCTCAATTTCGGTGCTTTTGAATCTTCCATTGAAGAGCATGACAAGGCTATGGCTATGATTCAGGCCCTGAACTTCAGTTCCACAATTGCTTTTCTGGCCTGTTCACGGGAAATTCCCAATATCAAAAAATTCATAACCCCATCTTTCAAGCGCAGACTCGAATCCGCGCGCAAGATGGTCACTCAGGACAGCGATCTTTTCGGGACTATTACTGATGCCAATCAGTACAGTCAGGAAGCGACTCGTCTGTTCCGTTCTTTTCTTTCCCTAGCAGCAGCAGGTGATATGGATTTGCTTGCAGACCGTGCTTCTTGGTGGTGGCGTGACAACAATACCTAG
- a CDS encoding tryptophan synthase subunit alpha: protein MSITKLADKINEAKAEGRIGLIPFLPGGYPNREQFWKEILELDENGADVIEIGMPFSDPVADGPVVEAASLKCLEDGINLKWILAGLSEHRAKIDAGVLLMGYYNPVLQYGLEKFAKDAQAAGVNGLIIADLPFEEGVEFRDLLAKHDIALIPLVGLNTEPERMALYSKGGNGFCYYVSVLGTTGGTVSIPEEVKKGLAKAQDVFDIPVALGFGLKEPSQLKELDGLVDAAVFGSALIRHIDSGKSSAEFMKVWK, encoded by the coding sequence ATGAGTATTACCAAACTTGCAGATAAAATTAATGAAGCTAAAGCTGAAGGGCGCATCGGACTGATTCCGTTCCTGCCCGGTGGATATCCTAACCGTGAGCAGTTCTGGAAAGAAATCCTTGAACTGGATGAAAACGGTGCGGATGTAATTGAAATCGGCATGCCGTTTTCCGATCCCGTGGCGGATGGTCCAGTGGTCGAGGCCGCATCCCTCAAGTGCCTTGAGGACGGCATTAACCTGAAATGGATTCTGGCCGGACTTTCCGAGCATCGTGCCAAGATCGATGCCGGGGTGCTGCTCATGGGCTACTACAATCCGGTGCTGCAATACGGGCTGGAAAAGTTTGCCAAGGATGCACAGGCTGCCGGGGTCAACGGGCTGATCATAGCCGATCTTCCTTTTGAAGAAGGTGTGGAATTCCGTGATCTGCTCGCCAAACATGACATAGCGCTCATTCCGCTGGTGGGCCTCAATACCGAACCTGAACGTATGGCTCTTTATTCCAAGGGCGGCAACGGTTTCTGCTACTACGTATCAGTTCTCGGCACCACCGGGGGGACAGTTTCCATTCCTGAAGAAGTAAAAAAAGGTCTCGCCAAAGCACAGGATGTTTTTGACATTCCGGTTGCGCTCGGTTTCGGTCTCAAAGAACCTTCCCAGCTTAAAGAATTGGACGGGCTGGTAGATGCGGCGGTATTCGGATCTGCGCTGATTCGGCATATTGATTCCGGGAAGAGTAGTGCTGAATTTATGAAGGTTTGGAAGTAA
- a CDS encoding N-acetyltransferase, whose product MNITLSFELENIDWQKIAEIFEKAPLGTRDPEKLARAAANSELVCFAKDGDEFIGFARAITDGEFQAALYDLCVLPEYQSKGVGKQIMTAMLEKLKPLNVILYSVPGKEKFYKKLGFTHMLTAMGCFKDTAGMVERGYLEG is encoded by the coding sequence ATGAACATCACCCTGAGCTTCGAACTGGAAAATATAGACTGGCAGAAAATAGCGGAAATATTCGAGAAAGCACCATTAGGAACACGTGATCCTGAAAAGCTGGCCCGGGCCGCAGCCAACAGCGAGCTGGTCTGTTTTGCCAAGGACGGCGATGAATTCATCGGCTTTGCCCGCGCCATCACTGACGGCGAATTTCAGGCCGCACTCTACGACCTCTGCGTCCTCCCGGAATACCAATCCAAAGGAGTCGGCAAGCAGATCATGACCGCCATGCTGGAAAAGCTAAAGCCGCTCAATGTTATCCTCTACTCCGTTCCGGGCAAGGAAAAATTTTATAAAAAGCTAGGATTCACCCACATGCTCACCGCCATGGGTTGCTTTAAGGATACGGCCGGGATGGTTGAGCGGGGGTATTTGGAGGGGTAG
- a CDS encoding aminodeoxychorismate/anthranilate synthase component II: protein MFLLVDNFDSFTFNLVQAFQQLGADPLVLRNDREEILELAESGKLERVCLSPGPSTPENAGLSLEFLSRLPKEIPVLGVCLGHQTLGHFAGASVVRAGRIMHGKTSDIYHKNEGLFTGLDSPFNVCRYHSLVVNVDEAPDKLELTAWTDQDEVMGLRYKDRPWAGLQFHPESILSPDGPKLLKNFLDGKI, encoded by the coding sequence ATGTTTTTACTCGTGGATAATTTTGATTCGTTTACCTTCAATCTGGTGCAGGCTTTCCAGCAGCTAGGAGCTGATCCGCTGGTGCTGCGCAATGACCGCGAGGAAATCCTAGAGCTGGCCGAGTCCGGTAAGCTTGAGCGGGTCTGCCTTTCCCCCGGTCCCAGTACCCCGGAAAACGCAGGCCTTTCCCTTGAATTTTTGTCCCGGCTGCCCAAGGAAATCCCCGTACTCGGTGTTTGTCTTGGTCATCAGACTTTAGGTCATTTTGCAGGAGCATCAGTGGTGAGAGCCGGACGCATCATGCATGGCAAGACTTCCGACATTTATCACAAAAATGAAGGTCTCTTCACAGGCTTGGACAGCCCGTTCAACGTCTGCCGCTATCATTCCCTTGTAGTCAACGTGGATGAAGCACCGGACAAGCTGGAACTTACCGCATGGACAGATCAGGATGAAGTCATGGGCTTGCGTTACAAAGATCGTCCATGGGCCGGATTGCAGTTCCATCCGGAATCAATCCTCAGTCCGGATGGACCGAAGCTCTTAAAGAACTTTCTGGACGGAAAGATTTAA
- a CDS encoding phosphoribosylanthranilate isomerase: MTSVEDAAMCEEQGADFLGFIFHPSSPRNVDADFARSIKTGGAKKVGVFVKQSAAEVIEILKNGSLDFAQLHGGQNEEFCKAVGKERVIKVLWPQKYESLKELQADIDRFAPYCTYMLFDAGKSGGGQGKSMEFDVFKDVTIPVPWLLAGGLSAENLSDALSTAKPNGVDLNSGVESEPGKKDKNKLGAAFAVMNR, translated from the coding sequence ATGACATCCGTAGAAGATGCAGCCATGTGCGAAGAGCAGGGCGCGGATTTTCTGGGATTTATCTTTCATCCCTCCAGCCCGCGCAATGTGGATGCGGATTTTGCCCGTTCTATCAAAACTGGCGGGGCAAAAAAAGTAGGCGTGTTCGTCAAGCAAAGCGCAGCGGAAGTTATTGAAATCCTGAAAAACGGTAGCCTTGATTTTGCGCAGCTTCACGGCGGTCAGAATGAAGAATTCTGCAAGGCCGTGGGCAAAGAGCGGGTAATCAAAGTGCTCTGGCCGCAGAAATATGAGTCGCTAAAAGAACTTCAGGCGGATATTGACCGTTTCGCTCCTTACTGCACTTACATGCTTTTTGATGCTGGTAAATCCGGCGGCGGGCAAGGGAAGTCTATGGAATTCGATGTGTTCAAAGATGTAACTATTCCGGTCCCGTGGTTATTGGCTGGAGGGCTTTCCGCAGAGAATCTGTCAGATGCTTTGAGCACAGCAAAACCGAACGGTGTTGATCTGAATTCCGGAGTGGAATCAGAGCCGGGTAAAAAAGATAAAAATAAACTGGGCGCGGCTTTTGCGGTCATGAATCGTTAG
- the trpD gene encoding anthranilate phosphoribosyltransferase, with amino-acid sequence MSQIISEALTALSSGQDLTTEQADAVFEELFSGDMTKAQAGALLMGLRTKGETAVEVAAGVRAALREAKLIKGINSSCIDTCGTGGDGSNSFNCSTAVAIYLADMGYLVTKHGNRAVSSSCGSADVLEDLGVSLGTTVNEARDVLLRDKFVFMFAPNYHPAFGKIAPIRKELGIPTLFNLMGPLLNPARPTHQILGVGRPEILRLMAEVLVLTNVEKAYVIHGAGNFDELTPFGVNEAILVEDGKLTEVQIDPAAYGFAAAKPEDVAVQDRPEALATIRKVLKGTAPQAMLDMVALNLGAAISILDGVSLEEGMEKSKAKVAKGVDKEY; translated from the coding sequence ATGTCACAGATTATAAGCGAAGCCCTGACCGCTCTGTCGTCTGGTCAGGACCTGACCACCGAGCAGGCTGATGCGGTTTTCGAAGAACTTTTTTCCGGCGACATGACTAAAGCGCAGGCCGGAGCACTGCTCATGGGGCTGCGAACCAAAGGCGAGACAGCTGTTGAAGTTGCTGCGGGCGTACGCGCGGCCCTGCGTGAAGCCAAGTTGATTAAAGGCATCAATAGTTCGTGTATTGATACTTGCGGCACAGGCGGCGATGGCTCCAACAGTTTTAACTGTTCAACCGCTGTAGCAATTTACCTAGCCGATATGGGCTATCTGGTTACTAAACATGGCAATAGGGCGGTTTCATCTTCCTGTGGCAGTGCTGACGTGCTGGAAGATCTGGGTGTTTCGCTGGGCACTACAGTGAATGAAGCCCGCGATGTTCTGCTGCGGGACAAATTTGTGTTCATGTTTGCCCCCAATTACCACCCTGCCTTTGGAAAAATTGCCCCAATCCGTAAAGAATTGGGAATTCCGACCCTGTTTAACCTCATGGGTCCCCTGCTGAATCCCGCTCGTCCCACCCACCAGATTCTGGGCGTGGGCAGGCCGGAGATTCTGAGGCTTATGGCTGAAGTGCTGGTGCTGACCAATGTGGAAAAGGCTTACGTTATTCATGGCGCGGGTAACTTTGACGAGCTGACTCCGTTTGGTGTGAACGAAGCCATTCTGGTTGAAGACGGCAAACTGACTGAAGTACAGATTGATCCCGCTGCCTACGGATTTGCAGCAGCCAAACCCGAAGATGTGGCGGTTCAGGACCGTCCCGAAGCATTGGCGACTATTCGCAAAGTTTTGAAAGGTACTGCCCCGCAAGCCATGCTTGATATGGTTGCTCTGAATCTCGGTGCAGCCATATCAATTCTGGATGGTGTTTCCCTGGAAGAGGGTATGGAAAAATCCAAAGCCAAGGTCGCCAAAGGCGTGGACAAGGAATACTAG
- a CDS encoding sensor histidine kinase, with translation MKISRIYLKFFLSFMLVLILSELILFGLIHASWSQSPRVNHIERQLITVKNLAEMELGPTHISTEHEREALTPLLKTLSKSLQADLWITGPYGKTIASSTKVIPNISSYTSGELAKSNEGAYVYKRRNKGLKKVYGVYTANFPEGYPFTFHIFHSFPKFDEESWFLRAQLVLTILAAIFLIPVSRRVIRPLKKLTASASKMGRGDLKQRVEIKGKDEVAELGQAFNSMAEGLEKMVKSSRELTANVSHELRSPLARMRISLEMLKERIEGGNTSGCDTFVNGMQAEITHMDELIGKIIEFSKLDMRKAPVLNETADMKGLITDLLEQYKHIVERNSLNLETELAEIKLNNCKRSGIHIVMDNILGNAFKYTEQQGTVAVKLYHYGTEVRIEVTNTHAPIPQEDLEEIFNPFHRLKGQDVPGSGLGLAAAKKIVRIHEGKIKAENSTQGFKIIMTIPTKQT, from the coding sequence ATGAAAATAAGCCGTATTTACCTTAAATTTTTTCTCTCTTTCATGCTGGTTTTAATTCTTTCCGAGCTGATTCTGTTCGGGCTGATCCATGCGTCGTGGTCGCAAAGCCCAAGAGTCAACCACATAGAACGGCAGCTGATCACAGTTAAAAACCTAGCTGAAATGGAACTCGGCCCCACCCATATTTCCACAGAACACGAAAGGGAAGCCCTTACCCCGCTGCTGAAAACTCTCAGCAAATCTCTGCAAGCAGACCTCTGGATAACCGGCCCCTATGGAAAAACAATTGCTTCCTCCACAAAGGTAATCCCGAACATAAGCAGCTATACCTCCGGTGAACTAGCCAAATCGAATGAAGGGGCCTACGTCTACAAAAGGCGCAACAAAGGATTAAAAAAAGTATATGGGGTATACACGGCCAACTTTCCTGAAGGATATCCATTTACTTTCCATATTTTCCATTCCTTCCCCAAATTTGATGAAGAAAGCTGGTTTCTGCGGGCGCAATTGGTACTCACAATTCTGGCGGCAATCTTTCTTATACCGGTTTCTAGGCGTGTAATCCGTCCGCTAAAGAAACTGACTGCATCAGCATCTAAAATGGGCCGGGGAGACCTGAAGCAACGAGTGGAAATCAAAGGCAAAGACGAAGTCGCCGAACTGGGACAGGCTTTTAACAGCATGGCCGAAGGACTGGAAAAAATGGTCAAATCCAGCCGGGAATTGACCGCCAATGTTTCCCATGAGCTGCGCAGTCCGCTGGCGAGGATGCGAATTTCCCTTGAGATGCTCAAGGAGCGGATTGAGGGAGGCAACACTTCCGGCTGCGATACTTTTGTCAACGGCATGCAGGCTGAAATAACCCATATGGATGAACTGATCGGCAAAATTATAGAATTCTCCAAACTGGACATGCGCAAAGCACCGGTCCTGAACGAAACTGCCGACATGAAAGGATTGATAACCGATCTGCTGGAGCAATATAAACATATTGTCGAGCGCAACAGCCTTAATCTTGAAACCGAACTTGCCGAAATAAAACTCAACAATTGCAAACGTAGCGGCATACATATCGTCATGGACAACATTCTGGGCAATGCCTTCAAGTACACTGAACAGCAAGGAACCGTTGCGGTAAAACTTTACCATTATGGAACTGAAGTCAGAATTGAAGTAACCAACACCCACGCCCCCATCCCGCAGGAAGATCTTGAGGAAATATTCAATCCCTTCCACCGTCTCAAAGGGCAGGATGTTCCCGGTTCAGGCTTGGGACTTGCTGCCGCCAAGAAGATAGTCCGCATCCATGAAGGGAAAATTAAAGCTGAAAACAGCACGCAGGGATTCAAAATTATAATGACGATTCCGACAAAACAGACTTAA
- the trpB gene encoding tryptophan synthase subunit beta produces the protein MKRGYFGDFGGQFVPELLMPPLLELEEAMEKIMKSDEFQQEFTRLLTDFVGRPTALTHCANISRELGFNLWLKREDLAHTGAHKVNNTVGQALLTKMMGKPMMLAETGAGQHGVATATAAALLDLECEIYMGALDVKRQSHNVRRMELLGAKCIPVESGTQTLKDAINAAMRVWIANQRTTHYCFGTAAGAHPFPLLVREFQSVIGREAKAQFKEKTGELPYMVVACVGGGSNAIGMFHEFVEEESVKIVGVEAAGTGEPGCTNSAPINLGTPGVLHGMNTLLLQTEEGQILPSHSIAPGLDYPGVGPEHVHLHDIGRAQYGTVNDHQALNAFQMLCRKEGILPALESSHAVAWVLENRDSIPKDANVIVNLSGRGDKDMGILEEYLAEHGK, from the coding sequence ATGAAACGTGGATATTTTGGAGATTTCGGCGGACAGTTTGTACCTGAACTGCTCATGCCTCCGCTGCTTGAGCTTGAAGAGGCCATGGAAAAAATCATGAAATCCGATGAATTCCAGCAGGAATTCACCCGCTTGCTGACTGATTTTGTCGGCCGTCCCACCGCACTTACTCATTGCGCAAATATCTCCCGTGAACTTGGTTTCAACCTCTGGCTCAAGCGTGAAGATCTCGCCCATACTGGCGCACATAAAGTTAATAACACAGTGGGGCAGGCCCTGCTGACCAAAATGATGGGCAAGCCCATGATGCTGGCTGAAACCGGGGCCGGACAGCATGGCGTGGCAACTGCAACCGCTGCCGCGCTGCTCGATCTTGAGTGCGAAATCTATATGGGCGCATTGGATGTGAAACGTCAATCTCATAACGTACGTCGTATGGAACTTCTCGGTGCTAAGTGCATTCCTGTGGAATCTGGAACTCAGACTCTTAAAGACGCGATCAATGCGGCAATGCGGGTCTGGATCGCCAATCAGCGCACCACCCATTACTGCTTTGGTACTGCTGCGGGAGCGCATCCCTTTCCTTTGCTGGTGCGTGAATTCCAGTCTGTCATCGGTCGTGAAGCCAAAGCCCAGTTCAAGGAAAAAACAGGTGAGCTGCCTTACATGGTCGTAGCCTGCGTGGGCGGCGGTTCCAATGCCATCGGTATGTTCCACGAATTTGTAGAAGAAGAATCAGTCAAGATTGTCGGTGTTGAAGCTGCGGGAACCGGGGAACCGGGTTGCACCAACTCCGCTCCTATCAACCTCGGAACACCCGGTGTGCTGCACGGCATGAACACTTTGCTGCTCCAGACCGAGGAAGGACAGATCCTGCCTTCACATTCCATTGCCCCCGGGCTTGATTATCCCGGCGTCGGTCCCGAACATGTTCATCTGCATGATATCGGTCGCGCCCAGTACGGCACGGTTAATGACCATCAGGCACTTAATGCATTTCAGATGCTTTGTCGCAAGGAAGGTATTCTGCCCGCACTGGAAAGTTCCCACGCAGTGGCATGGGTGCTGGAAAACCGGGATTCCATCCCCAAAGATGCAAACGTTATAGTCAACCTGTCCGGTCGCGGCGACAAGGACATGGGTATTCTTGAAGAATACCTCGCCGAGCACGGCAAATAG
- a CDS encoding anthranilate synthase component I family protein, which yields MKIELTQYGKWLPADTQTPISLYLGLVGDAPGILLESAEVDGRLGRYSLIAWDFRLKLSPMNGKLSVECADSRLAGLATYSGMDFLEGMRAVMKALHLNAQPEVGELPALTRGLYGTLGYGIAGMLEPKLKDKLPAEDAEVRLALPGKVVLFDHLKHSCCFLSIDKDAELEFSPPAFGATCAPTNVGDPVAVPGKEKYMEGVHKVKNLIAEGECIQVVLSTRFSAPFSGNSFDLYRRLRQANPSPFMFYMKFSREEILLGSSPEVMARCEKGRLEVRPIAGTRPRGKDAAGDRKFAEELLADPKEIAEHVMLVDLGRNDLGRIAKPGSVSVEKFKQIEYFSHVMHITSYVEADLRDDHDAIDVLQATFPAGTLSGAPKIRAMEIISEIEEVPRGPYGGCIGFIGLDKDTVNLDTGITIRSMWIRDGKCHWQAGAGIVYDSDPEMEWKECNNKARVLKEILQSEGGDVFTRG from the coding sequence ATGAAGATTGAACTTACCCAGTACGGCAAATGGTTGCCTGCTGATACGCAAACTCCGATCAGTCTGTATCTAGGACTGGTAGGCGATGCGCCGGGGATTCTACTGGAAAGTGCCGAGGTTGATGGTAGGCTAGGACGATATAGTCTAATAGCCTGGGATTTCAGACTTAAACTTTCGCCCATGAACGGCAAGCTGTCTGTGGAATGTGCAGATTCCAGGCTTGCCGGGCTGGCAACTTATTCAGGTATGGATTTTCTGGAGGGAATGCGTGCGGTCATGAAGGCACTGCATTTGAATGCGCAGCCGGAAGTGGGTGAACTGCCTGCCCTGACCCGTGGTCTTTACGGAACTCTGGGTTACGGAATCGCCGGAATGCTGGAGCCGAAGCTCAAAGACAAGCTGCCTGCAGAAGATGCCGAGGTCCGTTTGGCACTGCCGGGTAAGGTTGTTCTTTTTGATCACCTCAAGCACAGCTGCTGCTTCTTATCCATAGATAAGGATGCTGAACTTGAATTCAGCCCTCCTGCTTTCGGTGCAACCTGCGCGCCCACCAATGTAGGTGATCCGGTGGCGGTTCCGGGTAAAGAAAAATATATGGAAGGGGTCCACAAAGTTAAGAATTTGATTGCCGAGGGCGAATGTATTCAGGTGGTTCTTTCCACTCGTTTTTCAGCACCTTTTAGCGGCAATTCTTTTGATCTTTACCGTAGACTGCGTCAGGCCAATCCTTCTCCGTTCATGTTTTATATGAAGTTCAGCCGTGAGGAAATCCTGCTCGGTTCTTCCCCTGAAGTTATGGCTCGCTGTGAAAAGGGCAGGTTGGAAGTTCGGCCCATTGCCGGAACCCGTCCGCGCGGTAAGGATGCTGCCGGGGATCGTAAATTTGCTGAAGAGTTGCTCGCTGATCCCAAGGAAATTGCGGAGCATGTCATGCTTGTCGATCTGGGTCGCAATGACCTTGGACGCATTGCCAAGCCCGGTTCGGTTTCCGTGGAGAAGTTCAAACAGATTGAATACTTCAGCCACGTTATGCACATCACTTCCTATGTGGAAGCTGATTTGCGTGACGACCACGATGCCATTGATGTGCTTCAGGCGACATTCCCGGCGGGAACTCTTTCCGGGGCACCCAAAATCCGGGCCATGGAAATCATTTCCGAGATTGAGGAAGTTCCGCGAGGTCCTTACGGCGGCTGCATAGGTTTTATCGGTCTGGATAAAGATACCGTGAACCTTGATACCGGAATTACCATCCGCTCCATGTGGATTCGTGACGGCAAATGCCATTGGCAGGCCGGGGCCGGGATCGTTTATGATTCCGATCCTGAAATGGAATGGAAGGAATGCAACAACAAAGCAAGGGTTCTCAAGGAAATTTTGCAGTCGGAGGGTGGTGATGTTTTTACTCGTGGATAA